Proteins from one Pygocentrus nattereri isolate fPygNat1 chromosome 16, fPygNat1.pri, whole genome shotgun sequence genomic window:
- the mpp1 gene encoding 55 kDa erythrocyte membrane protein → MTLKSSKNEPAVILERVSSVRTALSDLYLEQLLHNKPRADKAAMQTFEGKDQEVYTNGSAAHMNGKEMIKMREVAFEKHPSEPMGVTLKLNEKQKCTVARILHGGMIHRQGSLHEGDEIAEINGKSVANQTVDQLQKILRDTNGIVTLKIIPNQQSRSMVCEMYMRAQFDYDPAKDDLIPCKEAGLKFQTGDIIQIINKRDPNWWQGRVDSSAKDYAGLIPSPELQEWRVASKSKTTGEASQSCSPFGKKKKCKDKYLAKHSSIFDQLDVISYEEVVQLPAFNRKTLVLIGAPGVGRSHIKSSLLTKYPEKFAYPAPHTTRPPRKDEENGQEYYFISNDEMTKCIVGNEFLEYGSFQGNMFGTKIETILKIHEQGKIALLDVEPQMLKLLRTADFAPLVVFIAPTNTGNQSEALQAIQKESDAIHSTYRHFFDVILVNNDVDESVKGVEEALERAASSPQWVPVSWVY, encoded by the exons ATGACATTAAAGTCCAGCAAGAACGAGCCCGCGGTCATTCTGGAGCGCGTGAGCAGCGTTCGCACGGCGCTCTCCGACCTCTATCTGGAGCAGCTGCTGCACAACAAACCCAGAGCAGACAAG GCAGCTATGCAGACATTTGAAGGGAAGGATCAGGAGGTCTACACCAACGGCAGTGCTGCCCACATGAACGGCAAAGAGATGATCAAGATGCGTGAGGTGGCTTTCGAGAAACACCCATCAGAACCAATG GGAGTAACTCTAAAACTGAACGAGAAACAGAAGTGTACGGTGGCAAGAATATTACACGGGGGGATGATCCACAGACAAG GCTCCTTACATGAAGGAGATGAAATTGCAGAGATTAATGGCAAAAGTGTTGCTAATCAGACTGTGGACCAGCTACAAAAGATTCTG AGAGATACAAATGGCATCGTCACCTTGAAAATCATCCCAAACCAGCAAAGTCGCTCAATGGTTTGTGAG ATGTACATGAGGGCTCAGTTTGATTACGACCCTGCAAAAGATGACCTCATCCCATGTAAAGAGGCTGGCCTTAAGTTCCAGACAGGTGACATCATTCAGATCATCAATAAGCGGGATCCAAACTGGTGGCAGGGTAGAGTGGACAGTTCAGCCAAAGACTATGCAGGGCTTATACCTTCCCCAGAACTTCAGGAATG GCGTGTTGCCagtaaaagcaaaacaacaggTGAGGCCAGTCAGTCGTGCAGCCCTTTtggcaaaaagaagaaatgcaAAGACAAGTACTTGGCCAAACACAGCTCCA tcTTTGATCAGCTTGATGTAATTTCATATGAGGAAGTCGTGCAACTCCCAGCTTTCAACAGAAAAACCCTAGTACTCATTG GTGCACCTGGTGTGGGAAGAAGTCACATAAAAAGTTCACTGCTGACCAAATACCCTGAAAAGTTTGCCTACCCAGCACCTC ACACTACCAGACCTCCTAGGAAAGATGAAGAGAATGGCCAGGAATATTACTTCATCTCCAATGATGAGATGACCAAATGCATCGTGGGGAATGAGTTCCTGGAATACGGTAGTTTCCAGGGCAATATGTTTGGCACCAAGATAGAGACCATCCTGAAGATACATGAGCAAGGCAAGATTGCACTCCTGGACGTTGAACCTCAG ATGTTGAAGCTCCTCAGAACAGCTGATTTTGCTCCCCTAGTAGTGTTCATAGCTCCAACCAACACTGGTAACCAG TCAGAAGCACTGCAAGCCATCCAGAAGGAATCAGACGCCATTCACAGCACATACCGTCACTTCTTCGATGTGATATTGGTCAACAACGACGTGGATGAGAGTGTGAAGGGTGTGGAGGAGGCGTTGGAGAGAGCCGCTTCTAGCCCTCAGTGGGTGCCTGTGTCCTGGGTGTACTGA